One Paenibacillus sp. SYP-B4298 genomic window, AGGCGCCATTCTCGTCGAGTCCGACGGGTACGCCCTCCAGCTCGCCCTGTGGCGTCGTGAGCACCGCATGCTTATGCAGCGATACCGCCAGCGCCTCCCAGAGCGTTCGGATCGGGCAGAAGCCCTCTCTCATGTACAGCTCGTATAGCTCCTCCAGCTCCTTCATGAAGCTGGCGACAATCTGGTGCCGATCAAGCTTTCGCCCTCCGAGCATATACAGCGAAGCCGCCTTCTCCAGCAGCTCCGGCGGGTAATCACTCTCTTCCAGGTTGGCGCTAATGCCGATCCCTGCAATCACATAGCTTAGCCGCTCCTCCTCTGCCGAGGACTCCAGCAGAATGCCACTGAGCTTTTTCCCCCCGGACAACAGATCATTCGGCCATTTGATCCCAATGTCCAGTTCGGTTAGTCGCCTTAAAGCCCGGCACAGCGCTACGGCCGTCAGCAGCGTTAGCTGCGGACTGCGCTGAAGACTAAGCTTAGGACGAAGCAAGAGACTGAGCCAGACCCCCTTGCCCTTGGGGGACTCCCATCTGCGGCCGAGTCGGCCTTTGCCCTGCAACTGCTGCTCGGCTATGACGAGCGTTCCCTCCGGCGCCCCCTCCTCTGCCAGCCTGCGCGCTACATGCTGCGTCGAATCCACAGTGTCATGCAGATGGAGCCGCCTTCCCAGCCAACGGGTATCCAGCATGGCCTGCAGCTTGACGGCGCTGAGCCGATCAGGGCCCGATAGCAGCTTATAGCCCAACTTGCGTGAAGCCTCGAAGCGATAGCCCTCTTCCTCCAGCTTGCGGATTTTCTTCCATACGGCTGTCCGGCTCACCTGCAGCTCGCGGCTGATGGCTTCCCCGGAGACATACTCGCCTTCCTTATCCAGAAACATCCTTAATACTTGCTCGCTCATGATTACTCCTTCTCTGCTAGGCGGCGCGCCGCCAGCAGCAGCGCTTCCTGTTCATTGGGCACTTCCCCCAGAGCAGCCTGGAGCAGCAGCTCCTGCAACAGCTCTCTTATATGGGGGCCAGGCCTCAGAGCCAACTGCCGCATCAGATCATTTCCATTCACAACCAGTTGCTGCAATGAGTACACCGGCAACTCCTGCAGCACAAGCCTCAGCCCTTCAAGCCTCGCACCGATGCTTGCTGAAGCAGACCGCATCTGTGAATTCGCAGCCCCTGCTGTCCCCGGCTCCACATCTGTGCCCAGCTCGCCGCGTCCACAAGCGATGCCGAGCGATTCCATGCTACGGTCCGTGAGATCAGGTGCTTGCACCAGCAGCTCCAGCCATCGTTCGGCATTGTGTGTCCCATACTCCAGTATGAGCTGCGTCCATGACCTGCGCCAATCATCTGCCGCCTGCTCCAGTTGCGCCAGTCCCCGCAAATGCAGGGCTACGAGCTTCGTTACCTCATCTTCATAATGACGAGAATAACGCAGAGCCTGCATCAGCGCTCTCGCTTCCTGCTCGTCCAGTCCACTGGCAATGCACAGCGCCGCCCAGCGGATGGAAGGGTGCCCCAGCGCGGATAGAGTATGCCTCGCCTGGCTCTCAGCGTCCGCTCCACACTCCACTCCATACTCCGCTGATTGCTGTGGCCCGGCGTACTGGCTCCACCTTGCTAGAGCCGCCTCACCCGCCAGGGGCAGCGCCTCCTTCGTATGCGCCAGCAGTCCGCTCGCATGAAGCAGCCTCATCGCCTGATCCGGCTGCCGACCCTTCACCATCTTGTGCAGCTCGACGCCCACGCGCTCCA contains:
- a CDS encoding CCA tRNA nucleotidyltransferase encodes the protein MSSNHPQLLEHALFQAALPIIHRLERAGFETVFVGGCVRDRLAGRDISDVDIATSAAPDQVIEQFEHVIPTGLQHGTVTVVMDGEAYEVTTFRKESAYEAYRKPSSVEFISDLAEDLRRRDFTINAMAINGRGQLLDPFGGQEDLRSGLVRCVGDADARLQEDALRMLRGIRFAAEFGTGREPIESATWAAMLRHRSLLRHIAMERVGVELHKMVKGRQPDQAMRLLHASGLLAHTKEALPLAGEAALARWSQYAGPQQSAEYGVECGADAESQARHTLSALGHPSIRWAALCIASGLDEQEARALMQALRYSRHYEDEVTKLVALHLRGLAQLEQAADDWRRSWTQLILEYGTHNAERWLELLVQAPDLTDRSMESLGIACGRGELGTDVEPGTAGAANSQMRSASASIGARLEGLRLVLQELPVYSLQQLVVNGNDLMRQLALRPGPHIRELLQELLLQAALGEVPNEQEALLLAARRLAEKE
- a CDS encoding biotin--[acetyl-CoA-carboxylase] ligase, with the translated sequence MSEQVLRMFLDKEGEYVSGEAISRELQVSRTAVWKKIRKLEEEGYRFEASRKLGYKLLSGPDRLSAVKLQAMLDTRWLGRRLHLHDTVDSTQHVARRLAEEGAPEGTLVIAEQQLQGKGRLGRRWESPKGKGVWLSLLLRPKLSLQRSPQLTLLTAVALCRALRRLTELDIGIKWPNDLLSGGKKLSGILLESSAEEERLSYVIAGIGISANLEESDYPPELLEKAASLYMLGGRKLDRHQIVASFMKELEELYELYMREGFCPIRTLWEALAVSLHKHAVLTTPQGELEGVPVGLDENGALLLKMDNGEVLPVFSAEMGWP